The genomic DNA CATGACGGGAGGGAGGAGGATCCCGTCATAAACGTCGCGGTGAGCGGGCCTGGTGTTGTGGAGGGAATGGTGAGGCTGGTCGAGGGGGGAGATGTGAGGACCGTCCACGACTCCATAAAGAGGGCGGCCTTCAAGATAACAAGGCTGGGCGAACTCGTGGGGAGGGAGGTAGCCAGGGAGATGGGTGTAAGGTTCGGATCAGTGGACCTCTCTCTGGCCCCCACACCGGCCGTTGGGGATAGCGTGGCCGATGTGCTCAGGGCGATTGGGGTGAGCGATGTGGGGGCACCCGGGAGCCTGCTGGCCCTGGCGATACTGACGGATGCGATCAAGAAGGGGGGAGCGATGGCCACCTCATCCGTGGGAGGACTGAGCGGGGCCTTCATACCGGTGAGCGAGGACTATGGGATGGCCGAGGCCGTCAGGAGGGGATCCCTCAACCTGCAGATGTTGCTCGCGATGGTAGCGGTCTGCAGCACCGGGCTCGACATGGTGCCCATCCCGGGGGATGTTGAGAGTCACGTCATCTCAGCGATAATAGGGGACGTCATGGCTCTTGGTGTCGCGCTGGACAAGACTCTGGGGGTGAGGCTAATCCCCGTTCCGGGTGCCAGGGAGGGAGAAAAAGTTGATTTCGGTGGGCTGCTCGGTTCCTCACCAGTTCTGGGGGTTCCCAAGATCGGATCCAAGGCTCTGCTGGCCAGGGGCGGCGTGGTTCCGCCCATGGTGAACAGGCTGCTCAAGGGGTGAGCCGATGAAGGTCCTCAGGTTCAGGGGGAAGTACAGGGACGCCATAATCTCGGGTAGGAAGAGGACCACGATAAGGAGGGAGAGCTCCCTGAGGCCGGGAGATCTTGTCATGGTGGAGGTGGGGGAGGAGAGGATAGGTGAGGCCCTGATAAAGTGCGTGGAGGAGGTTTGCGTGGAGGAGCTGAACGATGAGCTTGCGGAGGAGGATGGCTTCGGGAGCCTGAGCGAGCTCCTGATGGAGCTTAGATCCATATATGGGGACGATGTCCTGAGGGAGGGGACCAAGCTTAAGTTGATAAGGTTCGAGATCGTGAGGAGGGAGTCTGCATGAGCTCGCTGGGCGGCTTCATAGTACCCCAGGCCCAGAGGGTGGATAGGGAGCAGGACGTCGTGATAGTCGGCGGAGGG from Candidatus Korarchaeota archaeon NZ13-K includes the following:
- a CDS encoding PFL family protein; this translates as MPKYDASEISEIVEMLSFQNLDVRSVTLGISLLPALRHEDIAEGVYSVLLERSSRLSEAVERVSRRLGVRIVTKRVAVTPICDLIDSRASDPEEARRIGLRIAERLDRAAKELGIDYIGGYAAFVDSGFSLGDLGLINSIPEALSSTERLSSLVNVASTMHGINLNAVSLMGEVIKRTAELSDGRGCTRLGVFANAVSGVPFIPGAFHDGREEDPVINVAVSGPGVVEGMVRLVEGGDVRTVHDSIKRAAFKITRLGELVGREVAREMGVRFGSVDLSLAPTPAVGDSVADVLRAIGVSDVGAPGSLLALAILTDAIKKGGAMATSSVGGLSGAFIPVSEDYGMAEAVRRGSLNLQMLLAMVAVCSTGLDMVPIPGDVESHVISAIIGDVMALGVALDKTLGVRLIPVPGAREGEKVDFGGLLGSSPVLGVPKIGSKALLARGGVVPPMVNRLLKG
- a CDS encoding ASCH domain-containing protein, whose amino-acid sequence is MKVLRFRGKYRDAIISGRKRTTIRRESSLRPGDLVMVEVGEERIGEALIKCVEEVCVEELNDELAEEDGFGSLSELLMELRSIYGDDVLREGTKLKLIRFEIVRRESA